One Desulfobulbus oligotrophicus DNA segment encodes these proteins:
- a CDS encoding ArsR/SmtB family transcription factor yields MALPRIQSEVSAPSGEQPSAVDPTRTEILSEEDAQAAAELFKMLGEPGRIKILHALSKEERCVHDLAAHVGMGQSAVSHQLRLLRNARLVKYRKEGKMAWYSLDDEHVFSLLSQGIEHISHR; encoded by the coding sequence ATGGCACTACCACGTATACAATCAGAGGTCAGCGCACCATCCGGTGAACAGCCGTCTGCTGTTGACCCGACGAGAACAGAGATCCTGTCGGAAGAGGACGCTCAGGCTGCTGCAGAGCTCTTTAAGATGCTGGGGGAGCCGGGGCGAATAAAGATTCTGCATGCCCTGTCTAAAGAGGAGCGTTGTGTCCATGACCTGGCTGCTCACGTCGGCATGGGGCAGTCTGCTGTCTCTCATCAGCTCCGGCTGCTGCGGAACGCGCGTTTGGTCAAGTATCGTAAGGAGGGTAAGATGGCCTGGTATTCGCTTGATGATGAACACGTCTTCTCTCTGTTAAGTCAAGGAATTGAGCACATTAGCCACAGGTAA
- a CDS encoding DsrE family protein, whose product MTDNVVITLACGTDNPNRTARAIHLATVAHKEGKNVTLFLLDEAVYIAKKGLLDHVRAATGDIADDLMAYLQANEVPVLACTPCAKARGISEEDLIEGARMGTAVELIHLSCDAVVISL is encoded by the coding sequence ATGACTGACAACGTTGTTATTACCTTGGCCTGTGGTACAGATAACCCCAACCGGACCGCCAGGGCCATACATCTGGCCACAGTGGCTCACAAAGAGGGAAAAAATGTAACGCTTTTCCTCTTGGATGAGGCTGTCTATATTGCCAAGAAAGGCCTGCTTGACCATGTACGGGCCGCCACAGGGGATATTGCCGACGATCTGATGGCATATCTGCAGGCCAATGAGGTGCCGGTACTTGCCTGTACACCCTGCGCCAAGGCCCGTGGCATCAGTGAAGAGGATCTGATTGAAGGTGCACGGATGGGGACGGCCGTGGAGTTGATTCACCTGTCCTGCGATGCCGTGGTGATCAGTCTGTAG
- a CDS encoding ferredoxin domain-containing protein: MKVVTEQEIREETVSAVAQQMMIAARTAPKAKGVDNLVIALLNRDDIARVSAKMKEMARRDNLSDVFLRDAVNILSAQAMVAFGTRIVPLGVHPCGMCGFADCEEKKKHPDHPCVFNTGDLGIAIGSAASVAMDNRVDNRVMFTVGQALLEMGVLGDGVKIIYAMPLSVSGKNPFMDRNQEALVKKA; this comes from the coding sequence ATGAAGGTGGTCACTGAACAGGAAATACGGGAAGAAACGGTATCTGCTGTGGCGCAGCAGATGATGATTGCAGCTCGCACTGCACCAAAGGCAAAGGGCGTGGATAACCTTGTGATTGCTCTGTTGAACAGGGACGATATTGCCCGGGTTTCGGCAAAGATGAAGGAGATGGCACGCCGTGACAACCTGTCCGATGTGTTTTTACGCGATGCGGTGAATATCCTTTCTGCGCAGGCCATGGTTGCCTTTGGTACACGGATCGTCCCGCTTGGAGTCCATCCGTGCGGTATGTGCGGCTTTGCCGATTGCGAGGAGAAAAAGAAGCATCCTGATCATCCCTGTGTGTTTAACACCGGGGATCTTGGCATTGCCATCGGTTCTGCTGCAAGCGTTGCCATGGACAACAGAGTCGACAATCGGGTGATGTTTACTGTAGGACAAGCACTGCTGGAAATGGGTGTACTTGGAGACGGGGTGAAGATAATTTACGCGATGCCGCTCAGTGTCAGCGGCAAAAATCCATTCATGGACAGGAACCAGGAAGCGCTTGTTAAGAAGGCATAA